In Setaria italica strain Yugu1 chromosome IX, Setaria_italica_v2.0, whole genome shotgun sequence, the genomic stretch GCACATTATCATTAATAAGTCTCAGCTCTCATGCCCTGATGTACAGGGCAAGAAAATTCTGTAgccatatataaatataatatagcCATATAAATTTTTAAAGGTCACCAACTCACCATCAAATATATGGCTAGCTCTGTCACCATAGAAGGGATGAGCCTACCTCTGCAGGTTTGAACTCATCAAGGATGAAGTGGGATTGCGTAGGATGGCCTGAGGCACTCCGTTTTTGGCCTAGTTTTTCTGTGCTTATGAGTGAGTTAATGCCTTAATGGACTTGTGTAACCAGAACATCTTTGCAATCTAGACTTGCTTTCTTTCTCCTTAAATGAATCACCAGTGCTCCTgcttattttcaaaaaaaaaaagcctagCTCTGATTTGTCTTTGACAAATATTCTAGTACATTTACATGGGGTTTCTTTATATCTTCAAAAAATTTGGACAGTTTCACtggttttttcccctttttattTTAGGAATATTTTTACCGGATAGTTACTGTTCTTGGGTACCAGGGCAACGTGGGCGTGGCATTATACTTGAGGTACTACGTTGAACGTTTCAACACAGACACTGCAGTGTACTCAGATCGGCCAGCAGAAGAGGTTTGGGCTTCAGAAATGAGAGGATCCAAGTGTCACATAACGCGGTTGGAGGACGGGACAAAATGCATTGACTTGACCTGGAGCAATGAGCACCAGGAGAGTTGCATAAAGGCCTTGGATCCAACATTTTGCTTCCAAAAATTTCCAACGCCAAGCTCAGCTTCCATCAACTCCATCTGCCGACACCTCGCTAATTCCTCGCCAGATCGTTAGCCCGCGTACGTGCCGCAATGGAGCAGCAGCCTCGCGTCCACCCAAACACGGCGCCTTTCAACCTGGAGacgggccacgccgccgccggcggcggtgtgTACCCGCCGCTGCCGACGACCCACGGCCAGTCCGCGAACCAGCAGCAGCTCGGCGGGGCCGGGCCCAACAGCTGGGTGGGCAACGACGCCAACacgctgctggtggtggcggcgctgaTCACGACGCTCACCTACCAGCTCGGCACCAGCATCCCCGGCGGGTACTGGCAGCAGGATACGGCCGGCGTCGTCGGCCGCGACGGCAAGCCGGTGATGTACCGCGCCGGTGACCCCATCATGCGCGACCTGCACCGGGCGAGGTACTGGGTGTTCATGGGGGCGAGCTGGGTGGGGTTCGCGAGCTCCATGGCGATGACGCTGAGCCTGCTGGTGCGGATGCCCGTGGGCTCGCGCCACGTCCGGTGGTCGTTCGCGGTGGCCTACTCCAGCCTCGTGCTCACCTTCGTGGTGTCCCAGCCTAAGACGCACCTGTCGGTGGACATCATAGTCTGGCTCGCCGTCCTCGCCTTCCTCTGGATCGTCATCAGCCTCCACCCcgaccgccgcgcgcgcgtcATCCAGGACCTCTGCTGCAGCGGACGCCAAGCCTGAAGCTAGCCAACCATCTCGTCGTGTTCTCTCGCTAGACATCTTGCCTTCCTTGTTCCTTCTTGTTATTCACCTTGACGTACGGGTGGTGGCATGATTAGTAGTTGCATATTTTGGTGATGCAAATGCAATCGATTGTTGCTGATCAGCTGGGTTTTCTCAGGTAATGATGAACCGAGATGAATAAACCCTCAGTGTAAATTAACCATGATAGTGTGAGAGGAATCGCAAAGAGAGGTGGACAAATGTGCCGTGCAAAGATGACTGGTGAAATTAGTCGATCAAgcgtccttttttttttttgaaaggtaCGATCAAGCGTCCTCTTGGAGATTCTTTGGTTTTGCTACTCCTTGGCTTGGACCTTGGTTAGTTGACGACTGGTTCTTTTTTCTTGAGCATAAACCGTTTGTCCTTGTTGTTCCATTTTCTCAGAGTTTTGATGTGTGGCTGATTCTGTCAAATATCACTTTCAAAAGATTCCGCAGAAAATGAACTTCCAAGTAGAAAAACAAGAGCGTTCCCAGACTCAAGAGTTTGATCACGAAAGTTTGAGTAGGTGATAAACAGATGATGTTATCCCCCTCTCAATCATTTTGCTACAGTACAAAAAAGGTAAAATGAGATTAAGAAAAGACCATTTGCTGGTCACAGTGAGATGAAAGATTGCACTGCTAGTCTGCTGGTATGCTGTACTTGACGCCCCGTGTCAAAGTCAAGTGTGCAACGCGCTATTGCGCCACTTGCAGACATGGCGACAAAGCAGCCATGGATGACCCATCCCATTGACGTCTGACGGACTGACGATCGGAGAGGATTGGCCATTGTTCATTTGTCTCTTCTTCCTTGGTTTGGGTATCCCACCTCAGACATTCTACATGTTTTTTCAATATGTTTCAAAATGTAGAAGCTTGGATAGAAATGAAGCccctcttttttaaaaaaaacgatGACGATGACACGCGCTCATCTAGGCTACCGTGAGTATGCCCCTTGTCACATGTCTAGGAACCAATTGGGCGGAGCCAATTGAAAAGTCAACAAGATTCAAGAATCCTTGCATCACCTTCGCCTCCAACAGCGATTGCAGCCCGGCGCGGCCGCGTTGAGTGAGACACTACCAAAACAAATGCATGAACCCTACTACGTCACCGTGGCTTGCACCGTTTGATCTCCATCTTCAAAGAGGCTCGTGTCCGTTGCCCCGTCCTCGTACTTGTCACTTGCGATGACGAAGAGATCTGGAACACTCAACCGTCTGATCTGCATTCTGAAACCGTCGTGAGGCATTAAATGATCAACTGAATTCCAGCCAAAAGGCCAGAGAGGAGGGGGTTGGAACTTCTGATTCCTTCCTAAATGAGAGCGTATCCGGCGTCAGATGGCACTGAGTGCCGCCGCGGCCTGTAGACAGTTACTTGTAGGTCATGTACCCCAGATGACGAGGCCGCTCGAGCCGGCCGCCTCGACGACCCGGAGAGCCATAAAAGGAACACGTTGACGCGTCGACGCGTCGTCGCCCCGATCTCCCCAGTCCCCACACCACAATTCACAAAGCAAGCCGATCCATCCGAGCTTCTTCGGGCCGGATCGGAGCTCACCGTCATGaacggcggtggcgcggggatGGGCGAGGACCCCATGtacccgctgccgccgccgccgatgatgGAGGCGCCGCAGCCGCACGGGCACGTGCGCGCGACGGCgaaccaccagcagcagcgcccggcggcggccaacAACTGGGCGGGCAACGACGCCAACacgctgctggtggtggcgaCGCTCATCACCACGCTCACGTACCAGCTCGGGAGCAGCATCCCCGGCGGGTACTGGCAGGACACGCAGCTCCCGGTGGACGGCAAGCGGCCGCACACCGCCGGCGACCCCGTCATGCGCGACCTGCACCCCCAGAGGTTGGTAAAAGACACGCGTGCTTATTTCTTGGCCCAGTAATCGATCGGTtgcagcaccgccgcctcctgaGTTCCTGACGCGCACCGGCGCACGGGGTTGCATGCGCAGGTACTGGGTGTTCATGGTGGCGAGCTGGATGGGGTTCGCGGGGTCGATGCTGATGACGCTGAGCCTGCTGGTGCGGATGCCCGTGGACTCGCGCCACGTCCGGTGGTCGTTCGCGGTGGCCTACGCCAGCCTCGTGCTCACCTTCCGGTTGTCGCAGCCCAAGACGCACATCTCGCTGGACATCCTCATCTGGGTGGCCGTCACCGCATTCCTCTGGCTCATGATCAGCGTCCGGACGGAGCACCGGGCGCGCATCGTCCGCCTCTTCTGTTGCGCCGGCGACAACTGACCTGCACGGGTCCCTCATTGAGGTCGACTAGATTGCCACCGCGATTTTATCGTAGTTTCTCCTCCTCTTGATTTCTGATTTGGGGATAGCATGAACATTGGCAATGCCATTGTTAGGCTCTGCCGGTAGTATGTCTGAAAGTGAGCTCTAGGATTGGGGAAATTGGGGAATTTTCTGTAGAAAAATCAGGATTCGCATGGAAAATAGGAAATGGGAACAGAAAACATTTATACATCGATCGTTTCACATCCTCAGGGATCTCAGCTGTTCATAAGGAAAGTCAGGGGGCTCCTATACGTCTTGTGGAGGATGGATAAGCAGATGATCTTTAGAGCCCACTAGGTCCAGTAGCTTCTCATCTTCTTTCACACCTTCTTCCCCGACTCTCCCCGCCCCTGCCCCTTCGTCCTCCTTCCCGGCCGGtggctgccccgccgccgcgccgcccgctctccaCCACCGCCCTCCACCCCACCCATCCTAATCTGAACCTTCTTTtcgcgcccgccgccagccaccgcccAAAGGAGTTCCTGCCCGGCCCGGCCAGCGGCGCTCCCGTGCCGCctcacctccgccgccggccaaacTGCCACCACTGCCGGGCCTGCAGCCTCCCCCGACCTCCTCCCTTCTCTAGGTCTGGTGGCCATTGGAGCCCAGGAAACCCCAACCCTAAATTCCACCACCCGtcccccacccccaccggcctcgcccaccgccagctcctggcggcgacctcgccgccggtcgCTCCCGCCCACCACCCTCCCCACCGCCCGACTTCCTCTCCCCCCGACCTCGGaccccagcggcggcggtgcatgCAAGTGAAGAGAGGGAGGCGGGAGGCGATGAGGAAAGAAGGAGATCGTGCGGCCCACAGCGGCCGTACGAATCccagggtgtgtttggttggaccgTGATTTTTGAAAAAAGCTGTTGTGAGCTGTGCCCTGTAGAAAAGCAGTTGTGAGAAAACAACTGTGGTAAAAATAgcagaccgtttggttagagcagctgtggcttttgaatAAACTGTCGAATGGATCCTACATGCCATCCACagtccaccccactcaactctctccctctctcactgacgagTCTTCCTCTAGCTGCACAGTCCACCCCAAGCAGAGCCCACGCCGGTGTCGGCGGCGCCCACGTCCGGCGGTGGGCGGGGTGCGACGGGCGGCATGCGGCGGTGAGCGGCATCCGGGGGCGGGGTGCGGCGGGCGGCCAGCCGTGAGCGACGGGCGTCCGAGGGCGGCGGGCCAGCGACCGGGGGTGGCGAACAGCCGGTCGGCGGCTGGGGGCGGCAGGTGGCGAACTGCCGGGGACAGCTGGAGGAGGCGAACGATGCCTGTACGGGGGAGGAGCGAACTATTCCGTGGGAGAGAAATAGATCTAGGAGTAAACGGAGCGGACTGTTCCGCGGGAGAGAAATAGATCTAGGAGTAAACGAAACGGTACTTCATAACCAGTGACAGGTGGgaattttttaccccaaaagtaCTTGAAAGCAAGAGGGAATGTACTTTtaattttgtactagagcaaaatcAGATTTTAGGCAAAAGCACGTGTAGCTTTTTAACCTTTTGATTAGTTTTTTGACTTTTGTAAAAGCAAGAGCAAATCCAAAAGTCCAACCAAAGATACCCTGGAAGGTGAATGGGCTTTcccatcttccggaagatggataggattccGGAAAGTCAGAGAGTTCGCGCTGTTACGTTACTGTTGTTGTGGCCCAGGTGAAAGACGCAACAGCCCGCTAGCTCGGAGACCTAGCCAGCCCAAGGTCCATGCTGCCAAAGCGGCCCACAGGTACGAGGCCTTTTTAAATATACATGTTTTGAAATAAAACGAGGGCTTTTTATAGAATTCGGTCTGGATTCGACTGCTCGAACTTGGCGGAGACCACAACATGCAAGTTCACGAAGATGGCCAATTCGCCTGTTTtcaaaggattttttttatttgagattTTTTTGAGGTAGCATATCAATTCAGTTAAAGCAAATGTACAGATACACTGTAGAAACAAAAAATTAGATACAATCCAAAAGACTAGAGAATGAGAACCGAAGCTGCCTAGTTTCTTTTGTGGTTAATTTGGggattatttttatttcaaaaaaaagggATTATTAGGGCCATAACAGAACCGTGTGGGACCAAACATGTAGTGTGATTAGATGTCTAAAAATTATGTTTCTGTTCTGGTATGGTAGGAGAGCGGGGGGAAACAAGTCTCGAGGGGACATCAGCTAGTAAAGCATGGATGCATGATTCCATGACTCCATGAGCATAAATAAAGCCAAAGAAGACCTAACGGTAAGTCATAGTAAACGCATAAACGGTACGGGGTGGGACAGCCCGAGACCCCGAGTCCACCTTCGGTCAATCACACGCCAAACCAACATGAGTACACTCGCACTGCACCCCTCAGGCCAGAATATTCATATCTGCAATGCTAGGGAGTAGGTAGACACACCATTGCTACTAGAGCTATTCAATCTCAACTCCCCAAGGCTCAGGAGTCATCTACAACGAGTCAGTCTCTGTGTTGCTGGTTTAATTTGTAGGCTACCTGTACCTCATTTGATATGACCTTCATCTTTCATTCAAAAACAAAATTGATATGACCTTGCCtggatgaaaaaaaattgtagggTAACCAGCAACCCTAGTCTTTTTTTATCTCCAATACgtaggagagctgcgcatcattATATCAAGAAAGGAAGCATTTAAATTACAACATCACGGAGCAAACTCACGTAGTGAAACGGAGCAAGCAGcgctcacacacacacaccctaAAGAGCATGTGAGCAACCCTAGTCTTAGGACTCTAACGCGGCAGAGCAATTCTTCCATGAGTCTGAAAAACGTAATGTGCTGAAGAACCACGGACATTTATTATTATTGCAGTATTCATGATTTGATGATGTGAATTTTGTTACAAAAGAGCATGTTATGGTACATTTAGTCTTGTATCATAGTTCGTTTAGGGCTGAATTTTGATGTATTATAATGTTTGTGATTTTTTAACTCGTGACACACGGATTTTTGCAGAAATTCGAGAAATAATGATAATACATTTAGTCGTTGGCCCATGAGTCAAAATATAGTAAAGTGATGGTACCAGAATAAACTAGATGAACCAGTGCAAAAGTTAACAAAGAAATAGCCATATAATTTAGCACCGTGTGTGTGCTAAGCCTAGATCTGCAAAAACTACCACTTGAATGGTAGAATTCTAACAATGCTGTGTTAGTTAATCATTTCGGTGCAATTACGTTGGATTCTCAGGCATTGGCAACACTTACTGCATTTTCACCAGGTATTTGCTGATAAGTGTGGGTACTGGTCTGCTAGTCAATGTCGGGGTGCCATGCATCATCCGAGGTGCGTGCGTGGTAGGTTGAACATCTCGACACACAGCGTGTTAAGAGTGTACTTCACATCGTACAGCAGGAGTGCAGAAGAATAGAAGGTACACAAGTGGCAAAAGCCGCTAGGGTAGGGGACAGAAAACAATGACTCTTGACCGAGACAGACAAGGAGCTGCGTATGTATATATGTGCCTTGGATCCTCTGTTCTCCTCACACTCGAAACGAAACCCATAGCGTACAGCTCAACAAGACTCGGGTAGCTTCAGCCTTCAGGTCAAAGCACATCTGCCAATAACTTTTGTTGTTAGCTCGTCGTGTGCCCATGGACCATCAGTATCCGTTCATGTACGCcagcgcgccgccgacgccgggcAACATGGAGACGGGCCTCATCACGGCGTACCCGCCGGCGCATGGCCTGCCCGTGCGCGCGCCAGCACAGCAGCCCGGCGGGGGCGCGCCGGCGGACGACAGGGACAGGAGCGGCGGCTGGGCGGGCAACGACCCCAACACGCTGCTCGTGGTGGCCACGCTGATCACGGCGCTCGCCTACGTTCTCGGCCTCAGCATGCCCGGCGGCTACTGGCAGGGCACGCAGTTGAGGGACGACGGCAGGATTGTGCACCTCGCCGGCGACCCCATCATGCGCGACCTGCACCGGCCGAGGTACTGGGTGTTCAGGGTCGCGAGCTGGGTCGGGGTCGCGAGCTCCATGGTGATGACGCTGAGCCTGCTCGTGCGGATGGCCGTGGACTCGCGCCACGTGCTGTGGTCGTTCTCCGTGGCCTTCTCCAGCCTCGTGCTCACCTTCATCGTGTCGCAGTCCAGGACGAACCTGTCGCTGGACATCCTCGTCTGGCTCGCGGTGCTCATCTTGACCTGGCTCATCATCGGCCTCCACCCGGACAGCCGGGCGCGCGTCATCTGGGCGATCTTCTGCGGCAACCGCGGCAACTGAAATAAAGAAAcatctttcctttttatttatatgaTTGTATTGTATCTGAGTTTTTGTGTACGGTTCGTCCCGAAGCTGGCTCATGCACTGAAACTAAATTGCTTCCGTATTGGTAGTGCGATGTTTGATTGGCTTTTCTCAGTCACTGAACtcaatgtaatttttttttcgagTAACTCAATGTAAATTTTTATCCAATTATCCATACATATTGTGGCTAAATTTGACTCGCGAGGTGTGTGAAATGGAATTAGAGACGCACACAATCAACACATACCACGCAACACCACCGTGTCCATACACCTCATACACACCCTAAAAATAAATTAGAGACACACGAGACCTCGCACATACGGATCGTCAACATCAAGTCCCTGGTTGTACTACTTGCCATATGGACACATGCAAGCTTCCAGCTTCCATTCCAGGACTCCTGCACACGTAATTTCAATAAAACTGGATATTGTGAATTGTGAGGTAGCAACTATCCTTACCTATTTGCATGATTGTTGAGGTAGATTTCATGATTGTCGTTTGGTTTTCAAAATTTGTTGAACCAATCAAATATTCTTGAAATGCTTTAAATTTCTAATTTGCATTTTACAATTGTTTCTagcttttctaattaaaaaagTTATTTAAATGACTCTCTTTATAAAAAAGAACTGCGGTAGGGGTGTTTTGGTTCTGAAAAATTATTGAACTAGATGTGTAAGAAATAGTTGACATATTTTAGATATTATTGAACTAGACTTGGGAATGGTTGCCAGGttctaaaaaattcttgaaCAAGGTGCCAAATGAAATATGTTGACACGCTTTCTGCAATAGTCTCGTGATCATTATCTGAACAACTACGAAACTGGAGATTTCTAACTAGAAATAACAATAGCACTTCAAGCAGTTAGAAAAGTTGATACacatatctaggtgcatattttgttatgtatctaaaaaatcaaaacgaatagtaattcgGGAGGGAGTATTAGCGGTTATACAATGGTTGATAACAATTAACTGGATTAGCTGGTGAACTCAGCCGAACAACTCTCAAAGCAAGTCATTCATAACCATGAGAAAAGTCGCAGACAAGAAACTTGGCATGAAAGCTGTGCAAAGTAGGCTGAGCAATCGAGTACAATCATCGCTATGTATATAGATACACGGCAATCGGCATGATTATATTAGGCGTAAATTTGCACCTCCTCCACTTTGATGAGAACTACAAAATTTCGtagaatttttcagattttaCAATTCCTTGGTTGCTTGAAATATTCTTCTGTTCCACAGCTAGGATAATAACTAGGTTTATAAGTAACAATATTTCAAGAAAAGTGAAGTGAAAAATATTTCAACAATATTCCACCACGTTGTTTTTGTTTTATTGTGTTCCTAAACTAAGTAAAGTGAAAAGGGGTGTCTTTTTTGGGAAAGGAACAGTAGTACAAGAAAACAACAAAGAAAACCTTTGCTCGGTCTGGATGACTGAATGCTGGTGGAGCTTAGCCTTGGCAGCTACGGTGCAGCCGCCATAGCAAAGGAATCATTGCCTTTCCATCTCACACCAACCCATGAAACCTCGTTCCGTTTGCATCAACGAATTAGCCTAAGACCACCGCCAATATATAATATCAATAGCTAATACTTAATCTCCACGACATGTGTTCACTGTTCAGTCTCGGAGGAGAAAGGAGGGAGACCAACTGATGGATGCGTAGTTGCAATTGCAAAAGGATAGAGCCATAAAAGAGTTAAAGAGGAGACCGAGCTTCATAGTAAACGGTACAGCAGGGTTGGAAGGTCCTTGAGCCTACGCTTTGGTCAATCACACACCAAACAATCCATGATTACGCCAGCACTGCATGGACCCTCTGAAATGCTAGGGAGACACACCATTGGTACTAGGTTTATTCAGTCTCAAATCCTCAACTCTCAGGAGTCATACAAAGAATCTTGGTTACATGTGTTGTTATTTGTGAACTGATCCAGTGTGCATCGTCTTGCTGTAAGCTAGCTGAAGCAACATTTGCATGGGTAACCGGTAAACCAAGGCCAAGGTAAAGACTGCTCactatttccttttattttctgaACCTCTGCTCGTTACGACAGTTGATGATTTAACTGCATTTACAGTTGATTCTTGCACACTCTGTAACATTAATATAATACTATATTTTCACAAAGATATTTGCCTATAATCGTGGGTACTGAGAAGGTGTTCGCGTGGCCTTATTTGAGGTGCGTGGCAGTTGAACGTTTCAGCGCACCGTGTTCCTTCGCAAGTGGCAAAAGCGACCGGGGTAGGGGAAAAAAATGACTTGACCTGTAGGGAGCTGGGGACACTGAGAGAGTAGCATACGCCTATTGTTCATACCCCAGTGGCAGGCTTAGAGTAgcatgtgtgtgtatatatgttCCCTCATTTGTTCGCTTCACTCGAACCACACCCAGCGCCATTTCGCCTGATCAATACTCAATAGTGTAGTGTGCCCATGGATCactacccgccgccgccgcccctgcacaCAAGTGCTCCGCCCACACCGGGCAACGGCAACCGGGAGACGGGCCACGTTGCTgtgcacccgccgccgccgccgccgacggcgctggCGCGGGGCCTGCCCGTGAGCCAGCAGCAGCTCGGCGGGGAGCATGACCTTGACCCCAACGCGCTGCTGGTGGGGGCCACGCTGATCACGATGCTCGCCTACCTGCTCGGCACCTTCATCCCCGGCGGCTACTGGCAGCAGGACTGGAGCGACGACGGCAAGCGGGTGCTCTACCGCGCCGGCGACCCCATCATGCGCGACCTGCACCGGCCGAGGTACTGTGTGTTCCGGATCGCGAGCTGGGTCGGGGTCGCGAGCTCCATGGTGATGACGCTGAGCCTGCTCGTGCGGATGGCCCCGGACTCGCGCCACGTCCGGTGGTCGTTCGCGGTGTCCTACTCCAGCCTGCTGCTCACCTTCGCGGTGTCGCAGACCAAGACGCACCTGTCGGTGGACATCATCGTCTGgctcgccgtcctcgtcgtctCCTGGCTCATCACCAGCACCGGCCGCATCCGTGGGGCGAACCGCGCGCGCATCAT encodes the following:
- the LOC101782143 gene encoding uncharacterized protein LOC101782143 translates to MEQQPRVHPNTAPFNLETGHAAAGGGVYPPLPTTHGQSANQQQLGGAGPNSWVGNDANTLLVVAALITTLTYQLGTSIPGGYWQQDTAGVVGRDGKPVMYRAGDPIMRDLHRARYWVFMGASWVGFASSMAMTLSLLVRMPVGSRHVRWSFAVAYSSLVLTFVVSQPKTHLSVDIIVWLAVLAFLWIVISLHPDRRARVIQDLCCSGRQA
- the LOC101782961 gene encoding uncharacterized protein LOC101782961, with the protein product MNGGGAGMGEDPMYPLPPPPMMEAPQPHGHVRATANHQQQRPAAANNWAGNDANTLLVVATLITTLTYQLGSSIPGGYWQDTQLPVDGKRPHTAGDPVMRDLHPQRYWVFMVASWMGFAGSMLMTLSLLVRMPVDSRHVRWSFAVAYASLVLTFRLSQPKTHISLDILIWVAVTAFLWLMISVRTEHRARIVRLFCCAGDN
- the LOC101766107 gene encoding uncharacterized protein LOC101766107, whose protein sequence is MDHQYPFMYASAPPTPGNMETGLITAYPPAHGLPVRAPAQQPGGGAPADDRDRSGGWAGNDPNTLLVVATLITALAYVLGLSMPGGYWQGTQLRDDGRIVHLAGDPIMRDLHRPRYWVFRVASWVGVASSMVMTLSLLVRMAVDSRHVLWSFSVAFSSLVLTFIVSQSRTNLSLDILVWLAVLILTWLIIGLHPDSRARVIWAIFCGNRGN
- the LOC101783369 gene encoding uncharacterized protein LOC101783369, which encodes MDHYPPPPPLHTSAPPTPGNGNRETGHVAVHPPPPPPTALARGLPVSQQQLGGEHDLDPNALLVGATLITMLAYLLGTFIPGGYWQQDWSDDGKRVLYRAGDPIMRDLHRPRYCVFRIASWVGVASSMVMTLSLLVRMAPDSRHVRWSFAVSYSSLLLTFAVSQTKTHLSVDIIVWLAVLVVSWLITSTGRIRGANRARIMKLFCCSSGDS